A portion of the Sphingorhabdus pulchriflava genome contains these proteins:
- a CDS encoding glycoside hydrolase family 16 protein, giving the protein MNAKFSSLKLSALALPLAVYTGCSSGSTDSTERINLCDYELHFADEFDDLAIAPRKLENGARWTAHTPWNGDFGDAPFSDPRPEGPFAIAHGVMQITAHRDEKGRWRSGLIAAAEGSGKGHGVQYGYFEARMKFPPGPGTWPAFWLMSLQPAQQTPKIEIDVVEYYGHMTDKYFVTGHVWYGGAEEHRTRRDGKSLSVPAGSLTGGFHRYGVRVDAKHITYFLDGEAVWQQPTPEEHRAPLYPLVNLALGSGYPIDKTPNPSTLEVDYVRVYRPQQDGRMDTCDTKHGIADQLKPQLPSVSAQQR; this is encoded by the coding sequence ATGAACGCTAAATTCTCTTCGTTAAAGCTCTCCGCACTGGCACTTCCGCTGGCCGTCTATACGGGGTGCTCGTCAGGCAGTACTGATTCCACCGAGCGAATCAATTTGTGTGACTACGAACTTCATTTCGCTGACGAATTTGACGATCTGGCGATCGCGCCGCGTAAGCTCGAAAATGGCGCTCGCTGGACAGCACATACCCCATGGAACGGTGACTTTGGTGACGCACCATTTTCCGATCCGCGACCCGAAGGGCCATTCGCGATTGCGCATGGCGTAATGCAAATTACGGCGCACCGGGATGAGAAAGGCCGCTGGCGTTCCGGCTTGATCGCTGCCGCGGAAGGTTCGGGAAAAGGCCATGGCGTGCAATATGGATATTTCGAAGCACGAATGAAATTCCCCCCTGGCCCGGGCACTTGGCCTGCCTTCTGGTTGATGAGCCTGCAACCAGCCCAGCAAACACCCAAGATCGAAATCGACGTCGTCGAATATTACGGGCACATGACCGACAAATATTTCGTAACGGGTCATGTTTGGTATGGCGGCGCGGAAGAGCATCGCACCCGTCGCGATGGCAAGAGCCTGTCGGTTCCTGCCGGATCGCTGACTGGCGGGTTCCACCGCTACGGCGTTCGCGTTGACGCAAAACATATCACCTATTTCCTGGACGGCGAGGCGGTGTGGCAACAGCCGACGCCCGAAGAGCACCGAGCACCGCTTTATCCGCTGGTCAATCTCGCGCTCGGCTCAGGCTATCCGATCGACAAGACGCCCAATCCGTCGACTTTGGAAGTGGACTATGTCCGGGTCTATCGCCCGCAGCAGGATGGTCGAATGGACACATGTGACACCAAACATGGCATCGCCGATCAGCTTAAACCCCAATTGCCGTCAGTATCTGCGCAGCAACGATAG
- a CDS encoding GMC oxidoreductase, translating into MTVTRLSGRDGGATIEADLVIVGGGPVGLAIADRCARKGIDVLLLESGLEQQDQAHEALNEVLAADDMQHPDLAAHRTGFHGGQALLWNAQRQAYGVRCRGLGGSTQAWAGKVAPFDKIDFAKRDWIPDSGWPIGREELNASLDQARELLGLCPAAPEPRFSEAGLRSCYWQFARSRTDRLDVMRFGRDFAPGLPPKVRVLLDATVTRLGFDPVSQIANELEVASLSGASVIIKPRRVVLAAGAIENARLMLVSNDVEPGGIGNHHDLVGRYLIDHAGIRLGEVKGSKNIVQLARTFGFYGQSHTGRSHMFMHGLTLSPEVQEQDGLLNAAIYFAPLRAVDDPFDALKRLLRRQSGAKFHDVVAVMKGIGFIARGMGTRMLTSPHIPQWSKDMIVGSAIRFAPNLVADEFASGGIPHKLTGLGIEAITETAPNRDNRIMLAEKLDPLGIRRAAAHWRTGAIEARTIRTLAVRLNRAFGAAGYAAPDLADWASDDNCPLPDPVDLAHMMGTTRMANDPENGVVDSNCRVFGTNNLYIAGGSVCPTGGHANPTWMFLALALRLADHLATGQSRSNATVLCKTSAFT; encoded by the coding sequence ATGACGGTGACACGGCTTTCGGGCCGGGACGGCGGCGCGACAATCGAAGCCGATCTTGTGATAGTCGGTGGAGGTCCCGTTGGCCTCGCTATCGCTGACCGCTGCGCTCGCAAGGGAATCGATGTGTTGCTGCTCGAAAGCGGGCTTGAGCAGCAGGATCAAGCGCATGAGGCGCTCAACGAGGTTCTAGCGGCCGACGACATGCAGCATCCCGACTTGGCCGCACACCGAACTGGCTTTCACGGCGGCCAAGCACTGCTTTGGAATGCCCAGCGTCAGGCCTATGGCGTGCGTTGCCGCGGGCTGGGTGGATCGACCCAAGCCTGGGCCGGAAAGGTCGCGCCATTTGATAAAATCGACTTTGCCAAACGCGATTGGATTCCGGATTCGGGTTGGCCGATCGGGCGCGAGGAACTGAACGCCTCTCTCGATCAAGCGCGTGAACTGCTGGGGCTTTGCCCTGCTGCCCCGGAGCCGCGCTTTTCGGAGGCGGGCTTACGCTCCTGCTATTGGCAGTTCGCACGTTCGAGAACGGACCGCCTGGATGTCATGCGTTTTGGTCGCGACTTCGCGCCCGGGCTGCCACCCAAGGTGCGGGTCCTGCTCGATGCGACCGTGACCAGGCTGGGATTCGATCCGGTTTCGCAAATTGCCAATGAACTGGAAGTTGCCAGTCTTTCTGGCGCATCGGTAATCATTAAGCCGCGCCGCGTCGTGCTTGCAGCGGGTGCTATCGAAAATGCGCGGTTGATGCTTGTTTCGAACGACGTCGAACCGGGCGGAATTGGCAACCATCACGATCTGGTCGGACGCTATCTGATTGATCACGCAGGGATAAGATTGGGTGAGGTAAAGGGTTCAAAAAATATTGTGCAACTTGCCCGCACATTTGGATTTTATGGGCAGAGCCACACGGGTCGCTCGCATATGTTTATGCACGGCCTCACGCTTTCACCCGAAGTTCAGGAGCAGGATGGATTGCTCAATGCAGCTATCTATTTTGCGCCGTTGCGGGCGGTTGACGACCCTTTCGACGCGCTCAAGCGACTGCTGCGCCGCCAGAGCGGCGCCAAATTTCACGATGTGGTGGCAGTTATGAAGGGGATTGGATTCATAGCGCGAGGTATGGGAACGAGGATGCTAACGTCGCCGCACATTCCGCAATGGTCGAAGGACATGATCGTCGGGTCAGCAATCCGGTTTGCACCCAATTTGGTAGCTGATGAATTTGCCAGTGGCGGTATCCCGCACAAGTTGACGGGTCTTGGTATCGAGGCAATCACTGAGACCGCCCCCAACCGAGATAATCGGATTATGCTCGCCGAGAAACTGGACCCGCTGGGCATCAGACGTGCAGCAGCACATTGGCGTACCGGCGCAATCGAAGCTCGAACTATCAGGACTCTTGCCGTTCGCCTTAATCGCGCCTTTGGGGCGGCGGGTTATGCAGCGCCCGACCTGGCCGACTGGGCAAGCGATGACAATTGTCCTTTGCCCGATCCGGTCGACCTCGCCCATATGATGGGAACAACGAGAATGGCAAATGATCCCGAAAACGGCGTGGTTGACAGCAACTGCCGTGTGTTCGGTACCAACAATCTCTACATTGCCGGAGGGTCAGTATGTCCGACCGGGGGGCATGCAAATCCGACATGGATGTTCCTCGCCCTCGCCTTGCGACTAGCCGACCATTTGGCAACTGGACAGAGCCGTAGCAACGCAACCGTCCTGTGCAAAACTTCTGCCTTCACCTGA
- a CDS encoding O-antigen ligase family protein — protein MELTFIGYAQIVLGMLVVIAGNMRHALMLLMASALFNGSAAILLPALGGSSIPPIQFALAFVFLRILMPGSAAIGDLPEALKANRMLALFSFYGIATAFILPRIFAGSVNVYPMQFNDVADLFATVPLEPTSQNLTAAFYLLGSLLSAIVVWIACRRTDAAATMVGTLIVMAWVHSILGLAGIAIRGTSVDAVFELFRNSAYVQMDDAIGGFVRIRGIFPESSAYATLGFVLFVANSEMWYRSIRSTATGLATLVMGTVLFFSTSSTAYLGLAIYGLFFALRIFALPGATNFAKAKTAFAAIGSIIFLSALLFIASPALVEGVVDVVKRMTIEKSSSDSGMQRLYWAQQGWDLFRHSYGLGVGPGSFRSSSIFFAMLGSMGVIGILSFLSYLIAAFQPWRRSSWTESAIPAENLGGALGSAALLSLIPAAVNSPTAVPGVTFVILASASLALRPFDLARRIDPFRRAETPVSATTVAQ, from the coding sequence ATGGAACTGACCTTCATTGGTTATGCACAGATTGTCCTTGGCATGTTGGTCGTCATCGCCGGAAACATGCGCCACGCGTTGATGCTGTTGATGGCCTCGGCTCTGTTCAATGGGTCAGCCGCGATCCTGCTTCCTGCGCTGGGCGGTTCATCGATACCGCCAATCCAATTTGCTCTGGCTTTTGTATTCCTGCGAATTCTGATGCCTGGAAGCGCAGCGATTGGCGACCTCCCAGAAGCTCTCAAGGCCAATCGCATGTTAGCTCTGTTTTCGTTTTACGGTATTGCAACAGCATTCATCTTGCCGCGCATTTTTGCAGGCTCGGTTAACGTTTATCCGATGCAATTTAACGACGTGGCGGACCTGTTCGCGACAGTACCGCTTGAGCCCACATCCCAGAATCTGACAGCAGCTTTTTACCTGCTCGGATCTTTGCTGTCAGCCATAGTCGTCTGGATCGCCTGCCGAAGGACAGATGCCGCTGCAACTATGGTTGGCACTTTAATCGTCATGGCGTGGGTGCATTCCATTCTGGGTCTGGCTGGCATCGCCATTCGCGGTACATCTGTGGACGCAGTGTTCGAACTGTTTCGAAATTCGGCTTATGTGCAGATGGATGATGCCATAGGCGGATTTGTACGCATTCGCGGAATATTTCCCGAATCGTCAGCCTATGCGACGCTTGGATTTGTCCTGTTCGTTGCAAATTCAGAGATGTGGTATAGATCGATCCGTAGCACCGCGACTGGTCTTGCTACACTGGTAATGGGAACGGTACTGTTCTTCAGCACGTCTTCTACTGCCTATCTCGGCCTTGCTATTTATGGCCTGTTCTTTGCGTTGCGGATCTTTGCCCTGCCGGGTGCCACGAATTTTGCCAAGGCGAAGACTGCCTTTGCAGCGATCGGCTCGATCATATTCCTTTCTGCGTTACTATTCATTGCTTCTCCGGCGTTGGTCGAAGGGGTGGTCGACGTCGTCAAGCGCATGACAATCGAGAAATCATCGAGTGACTCAGGCATGCAGCGGCTCTACTGGGCGCAACAGGGCTGGGATCTGTTCCGGCATTCGTATGGCCTTGGCGTTGGTCCAGGCAGCTTCCGCTCATCGAGTATTTTCTTTGCAATGCTCGGTTCGATGGGTGTCATTGGTATCCTCTCATTCCTGAGCTATCTCATCGCAGCATTCCAGCCTTGGCGCAGGTCAAGTTGGACCGAATCCGCGATACCCGCTGAAAATCTGGGCGGCGCGTTGGGAAGTGCTGCCTTACTCAGCCTGATCCCTGCAGCCGTTAATTCGCCGACCGCTGTTCCAGGGGTGACTTTTGTAATCTTGGCCAGTGCCTCGCTGGCGCTGCGACCATTCGATCTCGCACGCCGCATTGATCCGTTCAGACGAGCTGAAACTCCAGTTTCTGCGACTACGGTAGCTCAATGA
- a CDS encoding GNAT family N-acetyltransferase — protein MTEAVLKTEIVRDTQRFTALSKEWDALAVHLATPLARHAWYMAALAALQQHMFELSVVLIWNGEILIAAAPLMLDKMLTPARLVPIDAFAGEPFRLLYRDPESLALLSHACARLKRPILFRRLQSSETDLAVLSSALRSKAAVYCKPRYTSATTQLPADFETFEASMSRKRLSAIRNKWRAATREHGEVVTEFVTPESGDLPVLMGRFMALEGSGWKQRSGTALSADHRMGCFVSQMASAFAQDGSIEFAFLKIGGRDAACRLLLWQQTGGFAIKIGFDEEFRRFTPGILLSHESLRESCRIGATSFSFLGVYEDWQHNWPHEVTEDFRVATYPFRPSGALALLNDSRQAMLSLLRRY, from the coding sequence ATGACCGAAGCAGTTCTGAAAACAGAGATCGTGCGAGATACTCAGCGGTTTACCGCCTTGTCCAAAGAGTGGGACGCGTTAGCCGTTCACCTTGCAACCCCTTTGGCGCGCCATGCCTGGTACATGGCCGCGCTCGCTGCATTGCAACAGCACATGTTCGAACTTTCGGTCGTACTCATCTGGAATGGTGAAATTTTGATCGCGGCGGCACCGCTAATGCTCGACAAAATGCTGACGCCTGCCCGGCTAGTTCCGATTGACGCCTTCGCTGGCGAGCCATTTCGGCTGCTGTATCGCGACCCTGAATCGCTCGCCTTACTCTCGCATGCGTGCGCGCGGCTGAAGCGGCCAATCCTGTTTAGGCGACTGCAATCCAGCGAAACCGATTTGGCGGTGCTTTCTTCAGCGCTGCGTTCAAAGGCTGCCGTTTACTGCAAGCCGCGGTACACCAGCGCGACCACTCAGCTACCGGCCGATTTCGAAACGTTCGAAGCGTCTATGTCGCGCAAGCGCCTGTCTGCCATCCGGAACAAGTGGCGCGCAGCAACGCGCGAACATGGTGAAGTCGTGACCGAATTTGTAACGCCGGAGTCCGGCGACCTACCGGTGCTGATGGGGCGCTTCATGGCCTTGGAAGGTTCGGGTTGGAAGCAACGATCGGGAACCGCGCTTTCTGCCGACCACCGAATGGGGTGCTTTGTGTCGCAAATGGCCAGCGCGTTTGCCCAAGACGGGTCGATTGAGTTCGCCTTTCTCAAGATTGGCGGGCGAGATGCAGCATGCCGTTTGCTCCTTTGGCAGCAGACAGGCGGGTTCGCGATCAAGATCGGATTTGACGAGGAATTTCGTCGTTTTACACCAGGAATTCTTCTGTCGCACGAATCGCTGCGTGAATCATGCCGGATCGGTGCCACGTCGTTTTCCTTCCTCGGTGTGTACGAAGACTGGCAGCACAATTGGCCGCATGAGGTGACCGAAGATTTTCGGGTCGCAACCTACCCCTTTCGACCTTCCGGCGCACTCGCTCTGCTGAACGATAGTCGACAGGCCATGCTATCGTTGCTGCGCAGATACTGA
- a CDS encoding glycosyltransferase family 2 protein yields MRIHAVIATTGRPDIVRRVVSRLGEQSRPPDGVLVVGASPDDIVGLDGACANLEALVARRGLCRQRNAALDHLGDSTDVVAFFDDDFVPAHDFLARLETLLTEQPKVVGATGVLVADGAQSQPIGFDDAVSRLDGLGDRPTPSKSDCLSLYGCNMAIRLSAAEGLRFDEKLPLYGWQEDVDFTHQLSWRGRLVKTSELTGIHMGARSGKTSGKRLGYSQIANIIYLWRKGTMYPWLGERLLFQNIASNVVRSIWPEPDIDRRGRLVGNLLALRDLVTGRIDPERIEAL; encoded by the coding sequence ATGCGAATCCATGCCGTCATCGCCACCACCGGGCGCCCTGATATCGTCAGGCGAGTCGTTTCACGCTTGGGCGAACAATCGCGGCCGCCCGATGGCGTGCTGGTGGTTGGGGCATCGCCGGATGACATTGTCGGACTGGATGGGGCCTGCGCCAACCTCGAAGCGCTGGTCGCACGCCGAGGGCTATGCCGGCAACGCAACGCCGCATTGGATCATCTCGGTGACAGCACCGATGTCGTCGCCTTTTTCGACGATGATTTTGTTCCCGCGCATGATTTTCTTGCCCGACTCGAGACCTTGCTCACCGAACAGCCAAAGGTGGTAGGCGCAACAGGGGTATTGGTTGCTGATGGCGCTCAAAGCCAGCCAATCGGTTTTGATGACGCCGTCAGTCGCCTCGACGGTTTGGGCGACCGACCGACGCCGAGCAAAAGCGATTGCCTCTCGCTATATGGCTGCAACATGGCCATTCGCCTTTCGGCAGCCGAAGGGCTTCGGTTCGACGAGAAACTGCCGCTTTATGGCTGGCAGGAAGATGTCGATTTCACGCATCAGTTGAGTTGGCGTGGACGGCTGGTCAAGACCAGCGAGCTGACCGGGATTCACATGGGTGCGCGCAGCGGAAAAACCTCCGGCAAGCGGCTCGGTTATTCACAGATCGCCAACATCATCTATCTCTGGCGCAAGGGGACGATGTACCCTTGGCTTGGCGAACGGCTGCTGTTCCAGAACATCGCCTCAAATGTCGTGCGCAGCATTTGGCCAGAACCTGACATAGACCGGCGCGGTCGGCTGGTCGGCAACTTGCTCGCCCTGCGCGATTTGGTCACCGGCAGGATCGATCCCGAACGGATAGAGGCGCTATGA
- a CDS encoding lipopolysaccharide biosynthesis protein — translation MSLRHGVLRGAISLGSARMAMSLLNAASIIILARILSPDDFGIVAIAMAVVSVIAAVTEASLHQSLVQCDEPTQDHIDTVWTMSCLRAGLIFTVIALAAWPLSLVYGDERLGAVFLVAGVGGAFMEFYNPLLTMATREMRFGPFAAFQIGQKAAGLGLAIGLALALGNFWGIIIGNALGAVFASLASYLIIPYRPSFTLSRVSEIWGFSGWMSLHQLCETINWRFDQLALGVAVSKVELGQYSVADSVAVIPTRELSFPLRNALFPGFAQISAQPAKLREAFLEAQSGVALVTAPAAVGLALLAYPTVDLLLGARWITIVPLLQLLAITYAFDTFITVIRPLGMAMGATKLLFLRQLLGLFVRIPLIIGGLALGGLVGAAAGRALSSLVNCLISFMLAKQLVSVGVWEQVRAHGMTLTCLLAMSAAVIAAQTALPPAIANQPLFQIPALMPIGALTYAGSAFGLWHVTGRRSGPVKELLRISMRVSDLAVFRHLRRT, via the coding sequence ATGAGCCTGCGGCATGGTGTGCTCCGAGGAGCTATCTCGCTCGGTTCGGCACGCATGGCGATGAGCCTGCTCAACGCCGCAAGCATCATCATATTGGCGCGTATCCTGTCGCCGGACGATTTCGGCATCGTTGCAATCGCGATGGCAGTTGTCAGCGTGATAGCTGCGGTGACCGAAGCCTCGCTCCACCAATCATTGGTGCAATGCGATGAACCGACACAGGACCATATCGACACCGTCTGGACCATGTCTTGCCTCCGTGCAGGGCTGATTTTTACGGTAATCGCGCTCGCCGCCTGGCCGTTATCGCTTGTTTATGGTGACGAGCGGCTAGGCGCAGTCTTTCTGGTGGCAGGCGTCGGCGGTGCCTTCATGGAGTTTTACAATCCGCTGCTGACGATGGCGACACGTGAAATGCGCTTCGGTCCGTTCGCAGCATTCCAGATCGGTCAAAAGGCCGCCGGACTAGGCCTCGCTATTGGCCTTGCGCTCGCTCTGGGTAATTTTTGGGGGATCATAATCGGCAATGCTCTGGGCGCGGTGTTTGCATCGCTGGCAAGCTACCTGATCATCCCCTATCGCCCTTCTTTTACCTTGTCGCGCGTAAGCGAAATATGGGGCTTTTCGGGCTGGATGTCGCTCCATCAGCTCTGTGAGACGATCAACTGGCGCTTTGATCAGCTTGCACTAGGCGTTGCTGTTAGCAAGGTAGAGCTAGGCCAATATTCGGTAGCAGACAGTGTCGCAGTCATACCCACGCGCGAACTGTCCTTTCCGCTGCGTAACGCGCTGTTCCCGGGGTTCGCGCAAATTTCCGCACAGCCTGCGAAGCTGCGCGAGGCGTTTCTCGAGGCGCAGTCGGGGGTCGCGCTGGTCACCGCACCGGCCGCCGTCGGTCTGGCCTTGTTGGCTTATCCTACAGTCGACCTCTTGCTGGGTGCCCGATGGATAACAATCGTACCTCTGTTGCAGTTGCTCGCAATTACCTATGCTTTTGACACGTTCATCACGGTCATCCGACCATTGGGGATGGCGATGGGGGCAACCAAACTTCTGTTCCTGCGCCAGCTTTTAGGGCTGTTCGTCCGGATTCCATTAATCATTGGCGGGTTGGCGCTGGGCGGGCTTGTCGGCGCAGCCGCCGGCCGGGCATTGAGCAGCCTCGTCAATTGCCTGATCAGCTTCATGCTGGCCAAGCAGCTGGTATCTGTTGGCGTCTGGGAACAGGTTCGTGCGCATGGCATGACGTTGACGTGCCTGCTGGCGATGTCCGCTGCGGTTATAGCTGCCCAAACGGCACTTCCGCCTGCCATTGCTAACCAGCCACTTTTCCAGATTCCTGCGCTGATGCCGATCGGAGCACTGACTTATGCGGGATCAGCATTCGGGCTCTGGCACGTGACCGGTCGCCGGTCAGGGCCAGTGAAGGAATTGCTCAGGATAAGTATGCGGGTGTCTGACTTGGCCGTTTTCCGGCACCTGCGGCGGACATGA
- a CDS encoding glycosyltransferase translates to MNAISPQRGPVYHASPSRFSEPRVALVHYWFVSMRGGERVVERLLGLYPQADIFTHVYNPDLVSATISKAKVTTSFINRLPGSRRFYQYYLPLMPMALEQLDLSEYDLVISSESGPAKGVITTPDSLHVCYCHSPMRYLWDHYHQYRNAANPLSRLAMPPIYHWLRQWDVSSSARIDRLAANSEFVRRRIAKVWRRDAEVIHPPVETSLFTPSNEIDDYYLWVGAMVPYKRPDVAVDAFTANGRPLLMVGQGSMLRQLKARAGPNIRFVDRLDFNALRRAYARARAFVITAEEDFGIAPVEAMASGRPVVAYGRGGALDTVVPDRTGVFFDRQEIEYLIAAVEEMELFLRHFDPRHAVAEASRFAPEFFDQRISRLIADI, encoded by the coding sequence ATGAACGCGATTTCTCCGCAACGCGGACCGGTCTACCACGCTAGCCCTAGCCGCTTTTCGGAGCCGCGGGTTGCGCTGGTGCATTATTGGTTCGTGTCGATGCGGGGTGGAGAGCGGGTGGTCGAACGACTGCTGGGTTTGTATCCGCAGGCAGACATATTTACCCATGTTTACAATCCGGATCTGGTTTCTGCGACTATCTCAAAAGCAAAAGTAACCACCAGTTTCATCAACCGGCTTCCGGGTTCTAGAAGATTCTATCAATATTATCTTCCGCTGATGCCGATGGCGCTCGAGCAACTCGATCTGTCTGAATACGATCTGGTGATCAGCAGCGAATCGGGTCCGGCGAAGGGGGTGATCACGACGCCGGACAGTCTGCATGTCTGTTACTGCCATTCGCCAATGCGTTATTTGTGGGATCATTATCATCAGTACCGGAACGCCGCTAACCCCTTGAGCCGATTGGCAATGCCACCGATCTATCACTGGCTGCGGCAATGGGATGTCAGCTCGAGCGCGCGGATCGACAGACTGGCTGCAAACTCCGAGTTCGTCCGTCGTCGCATCGCCAAGGTCTGGCGAAGAGACGCGGAGGTGATCCATCCGCCGGTAGAGACATCGCTGTTTACGCCCTCCAACGAGATCGATGACTATTATCTATGGGTTGGCGCCATGGTGCCATACAAGCGACCCGATGTGGCGGTCGATGCGTTCACCGCCAATGGCCGACCGCTACTGATGGTCGGGCAGGGCAGCATGCTCCGGCAGCTCAAGGCGCGTGCTGGGCCCAATATCCGTTTCGTTGACAGGTTGGATTTTAACGCCCTGCGTCGCGCTTATGCGCGTGCGCGGGCTTTCGTCATTACCGCAGAGGAAGATTTCGGCATAGCACCGGTCGAAGCAATGGCATCGGGGCGCCCGGTCGTCGCCTATGGGCGCGGCGGTGCTCTGGACACAGTCGTGCCTGACCGAACGGGGGTCTTCTTTGACCGACAGGAAATAGAGTACCTGATTGCGGCGGTAGAGGAGATGGAATTATTCCTGCGCCATTTCGATCCGCGCCATGCCGTTGCTGAGGCCAGCCGGTTTGCGCCCGAGTTTTTCGACCAGCGGATCAGCCGGTTGATCGCAGACATTTGA
- a CDS encoding GumC family protein yields the protein MTESNQLVPVTPASAGPPSTRHETFLPATADRLDLTESVAFFRRRFTLILGVLALCLIAGLAYAMLAPKIYTAKATVMLTDNAAEKIRAADRPESRQVLSNELVDTQVEIITSRTMAERVAGALGMGRGLNSDALRNVIDELEREVSAERTGNSYALAISYSATEAEASATIANEFARQFAGWELRSNKENHAESLTLVQQRLGELRAQAQADTTALQQYRIANNLLSTSGASLTEQEISNYNQEVAGARAAAAEDEARLQTALAQLRSGSSGDDVGEALGSTVISSLRAQEAEAAGEVANLGSKYGANHPQLIQAQSRLVEVRAQIQAEIGRVISNLRAKRDVSQQRMASLSGSLASARGQLTQNNSAMVGLSDLERAAGASQGIYEAYLNRYKELLAAEGSERPNAKILTLASVPAWPESPNIPMTIILSLVVGLGLGVIAAYIAEAIFHGVSTPDELERASGGNYLTSIPLLKSVEPKIRHAVTAMQHSPNSGFAESFRALDTAISQATHGRNQVIAITSALPDEGKTVVSCCLSYVLAQSGKKTILIDCDLRRAGMSRLLDMREHDHGLIEYLDGKTDINFDDLSDQRIFCVLPLRPSNEQPDHLLTGDAFIRLLDELRTRFDHIILDLPPVLPIASTPILASRADATVMTTRWRKTSRFALRAALKRLPADQVNLVGLALNQVDMRRRAYFERGDPSFYYKQYRDYYS from the coding sequence ATGACTGAATCCAACCAGCTTGTTCCGGTGACACCCGCGTCGGCAGGCCCGCCCTCAACCCGCCACGAGACTTTTCTGCCGGCTACAGCGGATCGGCTCGATTTGACCGAAAGCGTCGCCTTTTTTCGTCGCAGGTTTACGCTGATATTGGGCGTTCTGGCGCTTTGCCTAATCGCTGGTCTGGCCTACGCTATGCTGGCGCCCAAAATATATACCGCCAAAGCCACCGTAATGCTGACCGACAACGCGGCCGAAAAAATTCGTGCGGCGGATCGGCCTGAAAGCCGCCAAGTGCTAAGCAACGAACTGGTCGATACCCAGGTTGAAATCATCACATCGCGGACAATGGCCGAACGCGTTGCCGGGGCATTGGGGATGGGCAGGGGATTGAATAGTGACGCGCTACGCAATGTGATTGATGAGCTGGAGCGCGAAGTGTCTGCTGAGCGGACCGGAAACAGTTACGCGCTTGCAATTTCCTATTCGGCCACCGAAGCGGAGGCTTCTGCTACCATTGCCAATGAATTCGCCCGCCAATTCGCCGGGTGGGAATTACGCAGCAACAAGGAAAATCATGCGGAATCGCTGACTTTAGTTCAGCAGCGGCTCGGCGAGTTGCGCGCGCAGGCACAGGCCGACACCACGGCTTTGCAGCAATATCGCATCGCCAATAACCTGTTAAGTACCTCGGGGGCTTCGTTAACCGAGCAGGAGATTTCCAACTATAATCAAGAGGTAGCGGGCGCGCGGGCTGCCGCGGCTGAGGACGAAGCACGATTGCAAACGGCGCTTGCCCAACTCCGTTCCGGTTCATCGGGCGATGATGTAGGCGAAGCTCTCGGTTCGACAGTGATCTCGTCGCTTCGAGCGCAGGAGGCCGAAGCTGCTGGAGAAGTTGCCAATCTAGGCAGCAAATATGGTGCGAACCATCCGCAGTTGATCCAGGCGCAGAGCAGATTGGTAGAAGTGCGTGCACAGATCCAGGCGGAGATCGGTCGGGTCATTTCCAATCTCCGCGCCAAACGCGATGTTTCTCAGCAGCGCATGGCTTCGCTTTCGGGCAGCCTTGCATCGGCGCGCGGCCAGCTGACGCAGAATAATTCGGCGATGGTTGGTCTCAGCGACCTTGAGCGGGCGGCCGGAGCATCGCAGGGCATCTACGAGGCCTATCTTAATCGCTACAAGGAGTTGCTGGCTGCTGAGGGAAGCGAGCGGCCCAATGCAAAAATTCTTACGCTTGCCAGCGTTCCGGCATGGCCAGAGAGCCCCAACATCCCAATGACCATCATATTGTCGCTGGTTGTCGGGCTGGGCCTGGGAGTGATTGCGGCCTATATCGCTGAAGCCATATTCCACGGCGTTTCGACACCGGACGAGCTCGAAAGGGCATCGGGCGGGAATTACCTTACTTCGATACCCCTGCTGAAATCGGTAGAGCCGAAAATCCGCCACGCAGTGACTGCCATGCAGCATTCGCCCAATTCGGGCTTCGCCGAATCTTTTCGGGCGCTTGACACCGCGATCAGCCAAGCCACCCACGGCAGAAATCAGGTGATCGCGATCACCTCCGCCTTGCCCGATGAGGGTAAAACCGTTGTTTCCTGTTGTCTGTCCTATGTTCTGGCACAGAGCGGTAAGAAAACCATATTGATCGATTGCGACCTGCGTCGCGCTGGGATGAGCCGTTTGCTTGACATGCGAGAGCATGATCACGGGCTGATCGAATATCTCGACGGTAAGACAGACATCAATTTCGATGATTTGTCGGATCAACGAATTTTTTGCGTGCTACCGCTTCGCCCGAGCAATGAGCAGCCCGATCACCTGTTGACCGGCGATGCCTTTATCCGCTTGCTTGATGAATTGCGGACCCGGTTCGACCATATCATTCTCGATCTACCCCCGGTACTACCGATTGCTTCGACACCTATACTGGCCAGCCGGGCAGACGCGACTGTCATGACCACGCGCTGGCGCAAAACTTCGCGCTTTGCGTTGCGGGCGGCGCTCAAGCGCTTGCCAGCTGACCAGGTCAATCTGGTCGGTTTGGCACTCAACCAAGTTGATATGCGCCGCCGGGCCTATTTCGAACGCGGCGATCCTTCCTTCTACTACAAGCAATATCGTGACTATTATTCATGA